From one Anopheles bellator chromosome 1, idAnoBellAS_SP24_06.2, whole genome shotgun sequence genomic stretch:
- the LOC131210744 gene encoding ATP-dependent RNA helicase DDX54 produces the protein MSAMELLNEVPGFSLHTAEVDYDDDAVEGQGKKSKKKSGGFQAMGLSAPVLKGILKLGYKVPTPIQRKAIPLIMDGRDVVAMAKTGSGKTGCFLIPLFEKLRQRVAKAGGGARALILSPTRELAIQTFKFIKQLGRFMDLKTILVLGGDSMDAQFAAVHTLPDIIVATPGRFLHLCVEMDLKLHSVQYCVLDEADRLFEMGFGEQLTETLQRLPESRQMVLFSATLPKLMVDFATAGLLQPVLVRLDVESKIPETLDLKYVYCRPAERYAALLVLLRETIPATAQTVIFAGTQHHVELISMMLTKAGIANSHVYSSLDASARKINTAKFTMHKVNVLVVTDIAARGLDIPTLDYVVNVHFPGKPKLFIHRVGRCARAGRSGTAFSIFSNDDIAHMIDLHMFLNRPLDVTNRSTIGIPPPEMLETEHQVVQEYVQHIDVATAYRVSNNAYKQYIATRPAASASSNKRAKEFKLDQLGVLDDFERDLPTVVDKGKKAKKAKKAAREKLVAAPRPDPATSTEADAFRNDFLARMKNYRPSTTIFELNPRSNARELVAMTEKRQKDGQKIEKHKRRLTEQEMTESEPGTTGGGSAKRSRVKAATATAVGSRRDEEHFIAYQPKDAIEEDGYAIDNFSRQANSAELSVVGDTAEGQRMHRQLQKWDRKKKKMVNVENPKAGKIRTEHGVWIAASYKTGRYDKWKERTKLDERLAQAQQHDSDSDGEQGAGPSMLQKQYPHTHWGRHNAKAELRKLRDTDLKTPEQIAKNRLEKETKMAREKAARLRNVQRKKRAMARRKSKGKK, from the coding sequence ATGAGTGCGATGGAGCTGTTGAACGAGGTGCCGGGCTTTTCGCTGCACACGGCCGAGGTGgattacgacgacgatgcggtTGAGGGGCAAGGCAAGAAGAGCAAGAAAAAGTCCGGCGGATTCCAGGCGATGGGCCTTAGCGCGCCGGTGCTGAAGGGTATCCTGAAGCTGGGCTACAAAGTGCCGACGCCGATCCAACGCAAGGCGATTCCGCTCATCATGGACGGCCGCGATGTGGTTGCCATGGCGAAGACGGGTTCCGGCAAAACGGGTTGCTTTCTGATACCACTGTTCGAGAAGCTGCGCCAGCGAGTAGCAAAAGCGGGCGGCGGTGCTAGGGCACTGATCCTTTCGCCAACTCGCGAGCTGGCCATCCAGACGTTTAAGTTCATCAAACAGCTGGGCCGGTTTATGGATTTGAAAACGATCCTCGTTCTTGGCGGTGACTCGATGGACGCACAGTTTGCGGCGGTTCACACCCTGCCGGACATCATTGTGGCCACACCGGGACGCTTTCTGCATCTGTGCGTCGAAATGGACCTGAAGCTACATTCGGTTCAGTACTGTGTGCTGGACGAGGCGGATCGCCTGTTCGAAATGGGCTTCGGCGAGCAGCTCACGGAAACCCTGCAACGGTTGCCAGAGTCGCGCCAAATGGTCCTGTTTAGTGCGACACTCCCGAAGCTGATGGTGGATTTCGCTACGGCCGGCCTCCTGCAGCCGGTGCTAGTACGTTTGGATGTCGAATCGAAGATCCCGGAAACTCTCGACCTCAAGTACGTGTACTGTCGGCCGGCGGAGCGTTACGCGgcgctgttggtgctgctccgAGAAACGATTCCAGCCACGGCCCAAACGGTCATATTCGCCGGTACCCAGCACCACGTTGAGTTGATTTCGATGATGCTCACGAAGGCCGGCATCGCCAACAGCCACGTTTACTCCAGCTTGGACGCGTCGGCACGGAAGATCAACACGGCCAAATTTACGATGCACAAAGTGAACGTGCTCGTTGTGACGGACATTGCTGCCCGCGGTCTCGACATTCCGACGCTCGACTACGTGGTCAATGTACACTTTCCCGGCAAACCGAAACTATTTATTCATCGCGTGGGTCGGTGTGCTCGTGCCGGTCGCAGTGGCACCGCCTTTTCGATCTTTTCCAACGATGACATTGCTCACATGATCGATCTGCACATGTTTCTTAATCGCCCACTGGACGTTAcgaaccgatcgacgatcggcatTCCACCACCCGAGATGCTCGAGACCGAGCACCAGGTTGTGCAGGAGTATGTGCAGCACATCGATGTCGCGACCGCGTACCGGGTGAGCAACAATGCGTACAAACAGTACATTGCCACCCGACCGGCCGCATCTGCCAGCTCGAACAAACGGGCCAAAGAGTTCAAACTCGACCAACTGGGGGTGCTGGATGATTTCGAACGCGATCTCCCTACGGTGGTGGACaagggaaaaaaggcaaagaaaGCGAAGAAGGCTGCCAGGGAGAAACTCGTTGCAGCACCACGGCCTGATCCGGCTACCTCCACCGAAGCGGACGCATTTCGTAACGATTTCCTGGCGCGCATGAAAAACTATCGACCGAGTACGACGATCTTCGAGCTTAATCCGCGATCGAATGCCCGGGAACTAGTCGCGATGACGGAGAAGCGCCAGAAAGATGGGCAAAAGATCGAGAAGCACAAACGAAGGCTGACCGAACAGGAAATGACCGAAAGCGAACCGGGAACGACTGGCGGAGGAAGTGCAAAGCGAAGCCGGGTGaaggcggccacggccacggcggtaGGTTCGCGGCGCGATGAGGAACACTTTATTGCCTACCAGCCGAAGGATGCGATCGAGGAGGACGGGTACGCCATCGACAACTTTTCCCGGCAAGCCAACTCGGCCGAACTGAGCGTGGTCGGTGATACGGCCGAAGGGCAGCGAATGCACCGGCAGCTGCAGAAGTGGGACcgtaagaagaagaagatggtcAACGTGGAGAACCCTAAGGCGGGCAAGATACGAACCGAGCACGGCGTGTGGATTGCGGCATCATACAAAACGGGACGGTACGACAAGTGGAAGGAACGCACGAAGCTGGACGAGCGGTTGGCCCAGGCGCAACAGCACGACTCGGACAGCGATGGCGAACAGGGTGCTGGCCCATCGATGCTGCAGAAACAGTACCCACACACGCACTGGGGCCGCCACAATGCCAAGGCGGAACTGCGCAAGCTGCGTGACACGGATTTGAAGACGCCGGAGCAGATTGCGAAGAACCGGCTcgagaaggaaacgaaaatggcCCGCGAGAAGGCCGCTCGTTTGCGGAACGTTCAGCGCAAGAAGCGGGCGATGGCGCGCAGGAAGTCTAAAGGCAAAAAGTAG
- the LOC131215740 gene encoding zinc finger protein 235-like has translation MEFSITSDSCRVCLRKAGVECKLLTEALHTERRVTLREVFQMCTGFDQEPERLTTVAATFYPRKICNSCELLLLAAYDFRKKSNKSEKVLQNILHFYDDEDGSSVVEELEEVRGWPTSRVEGACEKHEDNEEIIEERDSMVTVDDTGLELLQEAALLLTEESGTTPGVIMKEGETAKAMVCADGTNLKDLTEQTCNVTDHPAANGHENSVDELVIEDVMADLVDYVDEEDDDEYDEGVDQCEEANIEILLELKAQNLAQCPDCGKIVSQHFLLKHRETHLDESERERPFECDICRKQFTLRENMHKHKRIHQNDRRYECPLCKERFLHWAARRYHIARVHTKEKRFACEYCGAKFRQSSHYTVHLRRHTGSRPHGCELCTRAFPTTYALKLHMLSHSDKKEFSCDICDKPYKTAKSLQVHRKTHTNRKDYVCGVCSKTFTQNHAMRTHHRKAHPTHPLPRSGTIVNVKALERMRKEMRPDEGEARQEDIGNDL, from the coding sequence ATGGAGTTTTCCATCACCAGTGATTCGTGCCGTGTTTGCTTGCGTAAAGCAGGTGTGGAGTGCAAGTTGCTGACAGAGGCGTTGCACACGGAACGGCGTGTTACGCTGCGGGAAGTGTTTCAAATGTGCACCGGCTTCGATCAGGAACCGGAGAGACTAACCACGGTAGCAGCCACATTTTACCCGCGGAAAATCTGCAACAGCTGCGAACTATTGCTGTTGGCCGCGTACGACTTCCGCAAGAAGAGCAACAAGTCGGAGAAGGTGTTGCAGAACATTTTACACttttacgacgacgaagatggtTCCAGTGTAGTTGAGGAGTTGGAGGAGGTTCGTGGTTGGCCGACGAGTCGTGTCGAAGGAGCATGTGAGAAGCACGAGGATAACGAAGAAATCATAGAGGAAAGAGACAGCATGGTCACGGTCGACGACACGGGATTGGAGTTGCTACAGGAGGCCGCATTGCTGCTGACGGAAGAATCAGGAACGACCCCCGGTGTGATCATGAAGGAAGGCGAAACTGCCAAAGCCATGGTTTGCGCTGATGGAACTAACTTGAAAGACCTTACGGAGCAAACTTGCAACGTTACGGATCATCCTGCGGCCAATGGGCACGAAAACAGCGTGGACGAGTTGGTAATCGAAGACGTTATGGCCGATTTGGTCGATTACGTTGACgaagaggatgatgatgagtacGACGAAGGCGTTGATCAATGTGAGGAAGCTAATATAGAGATACTGCTGGAGCTAAAGGCACAAAACCTGGCGCAATGTCCGGACTGTGGAAAGATCGTATCACAGCACTTCCTGTTGAAGCATCGCGAAACCCATCTTGACGaaagcgaacgcgaacggcCGTTCGAGTGCGATATCTGCCGGAAGCAGTTTACGTTGCGCGAAAATATGCACAAACATAAGCGCATCCACCAAAACGATCGGCGGTACGAGTGTCCGCTGTGCAAGGAGCGCTTCCTACACTGGGCAGCCCGACGGTACCACATTGCGCGGGTACACACGAAGGAAAAGCGGTTCGCTTGCGAGTACTGTGGAGCAAAGTTTCGTCAATCATCGCACTACACCGTGCATCTGCGGCGACACACCGGGAGTCGGCCGCACGGTTGCGAACTGTGCACTCGAGCCTTCCCGACGACCTATGCGCTCAAGCTGCACATGCTGTCGCACAGTGATAAGAAAGAGTTTTCCTGCGACATCTGCGACAAGCCTTACAAAACGGCCAAATCGTTGCAGGTGCACCGCAAAACGCACACCAACCGAAAGGACTACGTGTGCGGCGTGTGTAGCAAAACGTTCACGCAAAACCATGCCATGCGcacgcaccaccggaaggcgcACCCTACGCATCCGTTGCCCCGATCCGGTACGATAGTCAACGTGAAGGCGCTCGAGCGCATGAGAAAGGAAATGCGACCAGACGAAGGCGAAGCCAGGCAGGAAGATATCGGAAACGATTTGTGA
- the LOC131211704 gene encoding glutathione S-transferase theta-1-like, whose product MSRRGLKLYYDFMSQPSRALYIFLGTNKIPYTPCPIALRKFENKTDQYRANVNRFGKVPCIAEHGDFRLAESIAIFRYLAREYDVPAHWYPLGDSLRQARIDEYLSWQHLNVRAAVSLYFFYVWLGPVTGKNVEPSKADRLKQRMVEVLNFFENELLQDGPSGPSITGSGITVADLSAACEIEQAKVVGYDPCSDRPRMAQWMAAVRAATNPFYDEAHRTVYRLAPEHIQTPVVPEDS is encoded by the exons ATGAGTCGCAGAGGTCTAAAGCTGTACTATGACTTCATGTCGCAACCGTCCCGGGCCCTGTACATCTTCTTGGGGACGAACAAAATACCTTACACACCATGCCCGATCGCTCTGCGAAAAT TCGAAAATAAAACTGATCAGTACCGTGCCAACGTGAACCGCTTTGGTAAGGTACCGTGCATCGCAGAGCACGGCGACTTTCGGCTGGCGGAGAGCATAGCAATCTTTCGTTATCTGGCTCGCGAATATGATGTTCCGGCGCACTGGTATCCGCTTGGCGATTCGCTACGGCAGGCGCGGATCGATGAGTACCTCTCCTGGCAGCATCTAAACGTACGGGCCGCCGTCTCACTCTATTTCTTCTACGTCTGGCTGGGCCCTGTAACGGGAAAAAACGTCGAACCGAGCAAAGCGGATCGCTTGAAGCAGCGAATGGTCGAAGTACTGAACTTCTTTGAGAACGAGCTGCTGCAGGATGGTCCGAGTGGACCATCGATAACCGGTAGCGGTATCACCGTGGCCGATCTTTCTGCGGCGTGTGAAATCGAACAGGCCAAAGTGGTCGGCTATGATCCCTGTTCCGATCGGCCGCGTATGGCACAGTGGATGGCCGCCGTCCGTGCGGCCACGAATCCATTCTACGATGAGGCACAT